Proteins found in one Drosophila innubila isolate TH190305 chromosome X, UK_Dinn_1.0, whole genome shotgun sequence genomic segment:
- the LOC117785734 gene encoding fasciculation and elongation protein zeta-2, with protein MRDLGTKMAELKFEAPLAKFEETDEWGGCDFISNQNVLNDTLNLNLNSNRNLKDGNAKQQQQDKLRLLEDAVRDAHMSKNGAGVGAAGGAGVGVDFAAGNTSPNCNTHNLTELGLNGSLATDAIDKRGGDNVDNFTETFGGSLEDLVNTFDEKITKCFGNYEENVEELAPVQVRSQEEIMNECQMWWTITGNFGNILPIDWSKSYTRQMHMPTLNLGQNRTKQQQQQRNQQQQQQQQNQHQQNQQQQQQQQLDAQTPGDEFNDLTSEDEAVANDLDMHALILNGLNGDVDEPIKTVEEVIKEIDDIMDEAESPLDEPDNCDSEVIEKAREVLGAPLYAEKLQYLSSTQLNELYMEMEMLIQELSETLINELALRDELEYEKELKNSFISLLLAVQNKRRQYHVEKKRGKFQGPEPKYLTTVIPYHLENGTPNNQSLQVLIKILKAINEDSPTVPTLLTDYILKVLCPT; from the exons ATGCGTGACCTCGGCACCAAAATGGCCGAGCTTAAATTCGAGGCTCCATTAGCGAAATTTGAGGAGACTGACGAGTGGGGAGGCTGTGACTTTATCTCCAATCAGAATGTTTTGAACGATACGCTCAATCTGAATTTGAACTCCAATCGGAATCTAAAGGATGGCAACgccaagcaacagcagcaggacaAACTCCGTCTGCTCGAGGATGCTGTGCGTGATGCACACATGAGCAAAAACGGAGCGGGAGTGGGAGCTGCAGGTGGAGCAGGAGTAGGAGTCGATTTTGCTGCCGGCAACACAAGTCCCAATTGCAATACGCACAATCTCACGGAATTGGGTCTCAACGGCAGCTTGGCTACCGATGCTATCGATAAGCGTGGCGGCGATAATGTGGACAACTTTACGGAGACATTCGGTGGCAGTTTGGAGGATTTGGTCAATACCTTCGATGAGAAAATCACCAAATGCTTTGGCAATTACGAGGAGAATGTGGAGGAGCTAGCACCGGTTCAGGTGCGCAGTCAGGAGGAGATTATGAATGAATGCCA AATGTGGTGGACTATAACTGGTAACTTTGGCAACATTCTACCCATCGATTGGTCCAAGTCGTACACACGACAGATGCACATGCCGACCTTAAATTTGGGACAGAACCGtacaaagcaacagcaacagcaacgcaaccaacaacagcaacagcagcaacaaaaccaacatcaacaaaatcaacagcaacaacaacaacaacaactggatgCACAAACACCTGGAGACGAGTTCAACGACTTGACCAGCGAGGATGAAGCGGTAGCCAATGATTTGGATATGCATGCCTTGATATTGAATGGCCTCAATGGTGATGTGGATGAGCCCATTAAAACAGTGGAGGAGGTGATCAAGGAGATTGATGATATTATGGATGAGGCAGAGAGTCCGCTCGATGAACCCGACAACTGCGATTCCGAGGTCATTGAAAAGGCGCGCGAAGTTCTCGGTGCGCCTCTCTACGCTGAGA agcTACAATATTTGAGCAGCACACAGCTGAATGAACTGTacatggagatggagatgctCATCCAGGAGCTAAGCGAGACACTGATTAATGAGCTGGCGCTGCGCGATGAGCTTGAATATGAAAAGGAACTGAAGAACTCCTTCATCTCGCTGCTTTTGGCCGTGCAAAACAAGCGTCGACAATATCACGTCGAGAAGAAACGTGGCAAGTTCCAAG GTCCGGAGCCCAAATATTTGACCACTGTCATACCGTATCATTTGGAGAACGGCACACCCAATAATCAGTCGCTGCAGGTGCTGATCAAAA TACTCAAGGCTATTAATGAGGACAGTCCGACGGTGCCGACGCTTCTAACGGATTACATCCTGAAGGTGCTGTGCCCCACATAA